The DNA segment GCGGATGCTGCGCCTGGCCGACATCGCCACGGTGCGGCGCGGCTTTGCCGACCCGCCGCAGCCGCTGTTCCGCACCAATGGCGAACCTGCCATCGGCCTCGCCATCGCCATGCGCGAGGGTGGCGACATCCTCACCCTCGGGCGCAATATCGACACGGCGATGGCGGAGATCACCGCCGACATGCCGATCGGCATCGAACCCCATCTGGTGGCCGACCAGGCGGTGACGGTGAAGGGCTCCATCGCCGAATTCATGGAATCGCTGTGGCAGGCGGTCGCCATCATCCTGGCGATCAGCTTCCTCTCGCTTGGCGTGCGCCCCGGCCTGATCGTGGCGCTGGCGATTCCGCTGACGTTGGCCATCGTCTTCGCGGTGATGCAGCTCGTCGGCATCGACATGCAGCGCATCTCGCTGGGCGCGCTGATCATCGCGCTCGCGCTGATGGTCGACGACGCCATGACGACGACGGACGCCACCCTCAACCGGCTCGCCCTCGGCGAACCGAAGGAGGTGGCCGGCATCTACGCGTTCAAAACCTATGCCGTCGCCATGCTGGCGGGCACGCTGGTCACCATCGCCGGCTTCGTGCCGATCGGCTTCGCGAGGAGTTCGGCGGGCGAATACACCTTCTCGCTCTTCGCCGTGGTCTCCATCGCCCTCCTTGTGTCGTGGGTGGTGGCGGTGGTGTTCGCGCCGCTGCTGGGCCTGGCCATCCTCAAGCCGCCGAAGCCCGGCTCGGCCAAGGGGCCGGGCGCGGTCGAGCGGGCCTATCGCCGCATGCTATCGGCGGCACTGACGGCCCGCTGGCTCACGATCGGGCTCACCGTGGGCGCGTTCGTGCTGTCCATTCTGGCCATTCCGCTCATTCCCCAGCAGTTCTTTCCCTCTTCCGACCGTCCGGAGCTGCTGGTCGACCTCAGCCTGCCGCAGAACGCCTCGATCTACGCCACGCAGGACGTCGCCCAGCGCTTCGATGCCACGCTGAAGGACGATCCGGACGTGGCGCGCTGGAGCACCTATGTCGGGCAGGGCGCGGTGCGCTTCTACCTGCCGCTCAATGCCCAGCTGCCCAATGACTTCTTCGCCCAGGCCGTGGTCGTGGCGAAGGATGTGGAGGCGCGCCAGCGGCTGCAGGACAAGCTGGAGAAGACGCTCGCCGACCACTTCCCCGCGGTGGTGGCGCGGGTCTACCCGCTGGAGCTGGGCCCGCCGGTGGGCTGGCCGATCCAGTACCGGGTCTCCGGTCCCGAGCTGACACAGGTGCGCGATATCGCCTTCAAGGTCGCGGAGATCATCGCCACCAGCCCGTATGCGGAAAAGGTCAATTACGACTGGATCGATCCGGCGCGCGAGATCCGCATCCGCGTCAACCAGGACGAAGCCCGCCAGCTCGGCCTGTCGACGCAGACCATCGCCAATGTGCTCAACACGGTGGTGTCCGGCGCGCCGGTGACGCAGGTGCGCGACGACATCCATCTCGTCGACGTGGTGGTGCGTGCCACCGACGAGCAGCGCGTCTCGCTCGACACGCTGCGCACGCTGCAGGTCCCGCTGCCGAACGGGCGCACCGTGGCGCTGAGCCAGTTCGCCACCTTCGACTATGAGCAGACCTACCCGCTGGTGTGGCGCCGCGACCGCGTGCCGACGCTGACCGTGCAGGCCGACGTGAAGCCCGGCCAGTTGCCCGAGACCGTGGTGCGCGGGCTGGAGCCGCAGTTCGCGGCCCTCAACGCCGGGCTGCCGCGCGGCTACAAGGTCGTGGTGGGCGGCACGGTGGAGGAAAGCGCGAAGTCGCTGGCCTCCGTCGTGGCCGTGGTGCCGCTGATGCTGCTGATCATGCTCACCGTGCTGATGGCGCAGCTTCGCCGCTTCCGCCTGCTGCTGCTGGTGCTGAGCGTCGGGCCGCTGGGCATGATCGGCGTGGTGCTGGCGCTGCTGCTGTCGAACCGGCCGCTGGGCTTCGTCGCCATTCTCGGCATTCTGGCCCTGCTCGGCATGATCATCAAGAACGCGGTCATCCTGATCGGCCAGATCGAGGCCGAGCGCGCGGCCGGCAAAAACGTGCGCGAGGCGGTGACCGACGCCTGCGTCACCCGCTTCCGCCCGATCATGCTCACCGCCGTCTCGACCGTCCTCGGCATGATACCGATTGCCCCCACTGTGTTCTGGGGCCCGATGGCCTTTGCGATCATGGGAGGTCTTATGATCGCGACCGTGCTAACCCTGATCTTCCTACCGGCGCTCTATTTGGCAACGGCAGGCCGTGAGAAGCCGACGGCCAGCCTTTCCGGGGGGTGAGAAAACTCGGCTTTGTCACTGGACCAACATCCGCCTGTAGCGGGAGGCAAATCATGCTCAGGATCATCACTATCGCCGCGCTCGGCATTGCGCTCGCCGGCTGCACCACCACCGAGAAGCGCACCGGCACCGGCGCCCTGATCGGCGGCGGCGCCGGCGCCATCATCGGCGGCATCGCCGGCGGCGGCACGGGTGCGGCCATCGGCGCGGGCGTGGGCGCGGCAACCGGCGCTGTCATCGGCGCGGCGACCTCGCCCAAGGAATGCTGGACCCGCGACCGCTACGGCAACGCCGTCGCCGTGCGCTGCTGACAGCACCCACCGGACGAATGACCGGACCGCGGCGGCCCCACCGGCCGTCGCGGTTTTTTTGTTCGCGGCGGAATGTGGGCGCAGCGGACACGGCAATGCCGGCGCCCGGCCGGCGTGGCGGGGCTGGCGGGACAGGGCCGGCTAGGGTGCGCGCTGTTCGCCGATGCCTTCGCCGATCCGCTCGATCATGTAGGAGAAGAACGGATTCGACGACATGCGCACCAGCGCGTCGAGATTGACGATGAGCGCGCCGCGCTCGCCCCGCACCGCCATCGCGCCCAGCTCCAGCCCGAAATTCTCCGCCGGGTCGGGATCCGACCCGTAGAGCGAATCGGTGGGCGGGAACGGCAGCGCGACATGGGAGAGCGAATAGACGTCGCGCGGATAGACCAGGCCCAGCGGACGCGAGGTCTCCTCGGTCTGCCCGGCCTCTATGGTGCGCTCCACCACCTGTTCGCTGGCCTCATGGTCATTGGTGACGACGGAGCTGCGGAAGTTGCGCGGCGCCGGCGGCAGGGTGCGGAGCAGGGCGGAATAGGAAGTCGCGCGCAGCAGGGGGCCGAGCTTGGTGTTGCGGTTGATGTCGAACAGCACCAGTTCGCTGCCATTGGCCGGCAGCTGGCCGTAGAAGGCATCCACGATCGCGCGGGTGGAGACGGTGAAGTCCATCACCGACTGGAAGGTGAGCGCGGGAGGCAGTTCCCCCAGCCGTCCCGCCGAGGCATGGGCGGCAATGGCGCCCTGCAGGGCCTGGGTGAGCTGATAGGACTGCACCGCCCCGTTGACCGGGAAGGAGTTGTACTTGAACGGGTTGAACTCCGGGATGATGCCCAGCCATGCCGCCTTGGCGAAGGCCGGCAGCAGCGAGGGCAGCCCCGCGACACCCGCAAAGCGCGCGAAACGGGTGATGCCCACCATCGGCGAGATCAAGACCAGCCGGGAGGGCCGGGCGCGCGCATCATCGTCGAGGGCGTCGAGCGCGTATTGCAGGGCGAGCGCGCCGCCATTGGAGAAGCCGACGATCTCCAGCGGCTTGCCGGGCGCGCGGGCATGCGCCTCGCGCACCGCCAGCCGCGTCGCCGCGCTCCATTCCTCCCATTCGACCTCGGCCAGCCCCGCGGGGACGGTGCCGTGCCCGGGCAGGCGGATCGCCACCACGACGAAGCCGGCGTCCTGATAGAGCCGCCCGACATGGCGCAGGCTGTAGGGCGAATCGGTGAGGCCGTGGAGCAGCACCACCGCGCCCTTCGGCTCGCCTTCGGGGACGAGCTCGTAGGAGCGGTTCCAGTCATGGCTCAGATGCGGGGGATAGACGACGCTGCCTTCGAAATAGCGGTTGGAGGGGACGCGCTCATCCTCGGGCAGCTTCTGCACCACCTCCGCGGTCACCTCGTTGAAGAGGGTCTCCTCGCGGGCGAGATAGCCGCGCCAGTCGGCGTGGTCCATCTCCTCGACGCTCAGCTCTTCCGGCTGGAAGGTGTGCCACGGCTCCAGCGGCGCGCCGCTGCTGGCGAACCAGATGCGGGCGCCAAGGAAGCCGATCGCCAGCAGGAGAACGGCCAGGCTGACCCAGCGGACAAGACGGCGCAGGCTGCGGCCGAGAATTTTGAGCATCAGGCTTTCTCCCGGCCCGACAGCAGGTGCGACACCCACCGCGCGCTGTCGGACTGTTCGCACAGTGTGAGCAGGGCGATGACCACCGGCACCCCGATGAAGGCGCCGGGAATGCCCCACAGGAACGCCCAGAAGAACACCGACAGCAGCACCAGGAAGGGCGAGACCGACACCGCCCGCCCCGCGACGCGCGGCTCGATATAGGAGCCGGTGAAGAACTGGATCACGTTCATCGCCACCAGCACCACGATCGCCAGCCGCCAGGAGCCGAACTGGGCGAGGGTGAAGAAGGTCGGCAGCAGCGTCGCCACCAGCGGGCCGAGAAACGGCACGTAGTTGAGCGCGAAGGCGATGGCGCCGAAGGCCAGCGCCAGCTCAAGCCCGAGCCACGCCGTGAAGGCCCACACCGCGACGCCCGTAATCAGGCTCATCACCGTGCGCACGCCCATATAGGTGCGGAACTTGGCCGCCGTCTCGGTGCAGCCGGCGATGAAGCAGCGCCCGCCCTCCCCGCGCTCGGCCACCAG comes from the Ancylobacter pratisalsi genome and includes:
- a CDS encoding YMGG-like glycine zipper-containing protein, translating into MLRIITIAALGIALAGCTTTEKRTGTGALIGGGAGAIIGGIAGGGTGAAIGAGVGAATGAVIGAATSPKECWTRDRYGNAVAVRC
- a CDS encoding alpha/beta hydrolase is translated as MLKILGRSLRRLVRWVSLAVLLLAIGFLGARIWFASSGAPLEPWHTFQPEELSVEEMDHADWRGYLAREETLFNEVTAEVVQKLPEDERVPSNRYFEGSVVYPPHLSHDWNRSYELVPEGEPKGAVVLLHGLTDSPYSLRHVGRLYQDAGFVVVAIRLPGHGTVPAGLAEVEWEEWSAATRLAVREAHARAPGKPLEIVGFSNGGALALQYALDALDDDARARPSRLVLISPMVGITRFARFAGVAGLPSLLPAFAKAAWLGIIPEFNPFKYNSFPVNGAVQSYQLTQALQGAIAAHASAGRLGELPPALTFQSVMDFTVSTRAIVDAFYGQLPANGSELVLFDINRNTKLGPLLRATSYSALLRTLPPAPRNFRSSVVTNDHEASEQVVERTIEAGQTEETSRPLGLVYPRDVYSLSHVALPFPPTDSLYGSDPDPAENFGLELGAMAVRGERGALIVNLDALVRMSSNPFFSYMIERIGEGIGEQRAP
- a CDS encoding AI-2E family transporter yields the protein MSASRVTPLLIGISTAILVTGALHLAQSVLAPVAFALFIIALVWPLQVRLEAKMPPLVAMVLTLIVTVIAVFALGYLVVWGFSHVVHWLLANVARFQALYAEASEFLEGHGIYTAGALSDALNASALIRLSQNLAGRLNGMIGFAVVTLIFVMLGLLEVRVIAAKLVAERGEGGRCFIAGCTETAAKFRTYMGVRTVMSLITGVAVWAFTAWLGLELALAFGAIAFALNYVPFLGPLVATLLPTFFTLAQFGSWRLAIVVLVAMNVIQFFTGSYIEPRVAGRAVSVSPFLVLLSVFFWAFLWGIPGAFIGVPVVIALLTLCEQSDSARWVSHLLSGREKA
- a CDS encoding efflux RND transporter permease subunit; the encoded protein is MRFNLSQWAIRERSLVIFFMIVAIVAGLFSYARLGRSEDPSFIIKTMVVQAAWPGASVEDMLEQVTERIERRLQETPKLDFIRSYTRPGVTTIFVNLEGATTASEVPDLWYHVRKSVSDMRHTLPAGVIGPGFNDEFGDTFGLIYGFTADGFTHRELRDYVEEVRSKLLHVPDVSKIEILGAQDERIFVEFSMQELASLGINRSALIAALQAQNVVQPAGTIQTGDEKLAIQVSGAFGSEDDIRDINFAVDGRMLRLADIATVRRGFADPPQPLFRTNGEPAIGLAIAMREGGDILTLGRNIDTAMAEITADMPIGIEPHLVADQAVTVKGSIAEFMESLWQAVAIILAISFLSLGVRPGLIVALAIPLTLAIVFAVMQLVGIDMQRISLGALIIALALMVDDAMTTTDATLNRLALGEPKEVAGIYAFKTYAVAMLAGTLVTIAGFVPIGFARSSAGEYTFSLFAVVSIALLVSWVVAVVFAPLLGLAILKPPKPGSAKGPGAVERAYRRMLSAALTARWLTIGLTVGAFVLSILAIPLIPQQFFPSSDRPELLVDLSLPQNASIYATQDVAQRFDATLKDDPDVARWSTYVGQGAVRFYLPLNAQLPNDFFAQAVVVAKDVEARQRLQDKLEKTLADHFPAVVARVYPLELGPPVGWPIQYRVSGPELTQVRDIAFKVAEIIATSPYAEKVNYDWIDPAREIRIRVNQDEARQLGLSTQTIANVLNTVVSGAPVTQVRDDIHLVDVVVRATDEQRVSLDTLRTLQVPLPNGRTVALSQFATFDYEQTYPLVWRRDRVPTLTVQADVKPGQLPETVVRGLEPQFAALNAGLPRGYKVVVGGTVEESAKSLASVVAVVPLMLLIMLTVLMAQLRRFRLLLLVLSVGPLGMIGVVLALLLSNRPLGFVAILGILALLGMIIKNAVILIGQIEAERAAGKNVREAVTDACVTRFRPIMLTAVSTVLGMIPIAPTVFWGPMAFAIMGGLMIATVLTLIFLPALYLATAGREKPTASLSGG